In Gossypium raimondii isolate GPD5lz chromosome 12, ASM2569854v1, whole genome shotgun sequence, a single window of DNA contains:
- the LOC105762423 gene encoding uncharacterized protein LOC105762423, translating to MAFWSAENATKAYLRALKMGKRGKEPDVSEFISAMAAGNNAQLMVMTCAGVAGSTALALIAAARQTGGKVVCILNSLDDYVASKTALGNYGGSLTFVIGDAKMVLNDYETADFVLIDCNIDGHKEVLKAAQEGTKHNRGALIVGYNALHKGHGWNNVDEFKTHFLPIGDGLLVNRKAPTRKGAGDGFNSRKRSRWVVKIDKWTGEEHVFRITSPCF from the exons ATGGCTTTTTGGTCTGCTGAGAACGCCACCAAAGCTTATCTCCGAGCATTGAAAATG GGGAAAAGAGGCAAAGAACCAGACGTATCGGAGTTCATATCCGCAATGGCGGCGGGCAACAACGCGCAGCTCATGGTAATGACATGTGCCGGCGTAGCAGGATCTACCGCGCTAGCTTTAATCGCTGCGGCACGTCAAACTGGCGGCAAAGTAGTATGCATCTTGAATAGTCTTGATGATTATGTCGCATCGAAAACCGCATTAGGCAACTACGGGGGGTCATTAACCTTCGTCATCGGAGATGCCAAAATGGTCCTAAACGATTACGAGACTGCCGATTTCGTGCTCATCGATTGCAACATCGACGGTCACAAGGAAGTATTGAAGGCAGCACAAGAGGGTACAAAGCATAATAGGGGTGCCCTTATTGTAGGGTACAATGCCCTTCATAAAGGACATGGTTGGAACAATGTTGATGAATTTAAGACCCATTTTTTGCCCATCGGAGATGGTTTGCTGGTGAACAGAAAAGCTCCGACGAGGAAAGGTGCCGGTGATGGGTTTAATAGTAGAAAAAGAAGCCGGTGGGttgttaaaatagataaatggACCGGTGAGGAACATGTTTTTAGGATCACTTCACCATGTTTTTAG